AGTCTGGGACAGTGAATGGGACAGAATATTCATTTCTACTAAAGTTTAAACAGTCAGAGATCAAAGATCAGGAGTCCGCATTTTTCTCAAAGGTTATTCCAGGTCTCCAAGGAAAAGCAGGTCACGTGttctcaatgtgtttttttaccAATGACACATTATTTTCTACTCTTCTAATCCAGtaaataaaatgcaatgaaTCAGTTTAACTTTTTTACATGAATTCAGCAAGAAATGAATCCTAATTCATGACATTATTCAGCTATAAATTCAGATTTTGTTGCATCATACATGTGATTATCAACAAAATATGATTGTTTTACcttaaaaaagttaaatattttcaaaaaataattaaaaaagcgTCTTCTAATAGCTCTCTATGGTATTTCCACAGATCCTCAATCAGTCACAGTCAGAATTAAGGTACATATTTGTCTGGGAAGACATAATATTGCACTGATAATGGCTCTTAGATTTGTTTGAAAGGTGAaattttcaatttgttttttaactaCAAAACACtgtatttgttcagttttacaCTCTGAAACCCATTTTCTTTCTAATCATCTAATTTCACTGACTTGAAAAGTGACTCAAGTATAAAGTAAAACCTCTTGAAATGTCCTCAGTAACAAAGCTGAGTTGACAGTGAATTTCCCCCATATTCCCTTGATAAAGGGTTAAGTCAACTTGTAGCAGCAGATGGAAACGTGATCTTATTTCCATGTAATGCGCACGCTGAATGAGAACTCTACAGATCTCTGGATTAAAGATAACCTACCGGTTCAGTGCAGGGTCGTTGgatctttttttccatcatacATGTGTGAGGTTGatcacgctgtgtgtgtgtgtgtgtgtgtgtttcagtcccGCCTTCTCCCCCGGTGTGCACCATGACGGGAAACCCGGTGGTGAAGGGCAACGTGACCCTGAGCTGCCAGTCCAGCCACGGCAAACCGGCCCCGCAGTACAAGTGGACCAAGGCCGCCCCCATGTCCGAGGTCTTCTTCTCCCCCATGCAGAGTGAGTCCCACAccacttcacaataaaagctcaACGAAGattattttaaattcaaatgtaCTTCATTCAAAATGTGGCTTTGCTGCTTGATAAGAAAAACCTTCAGGAATTCGCATGGTGACAGAAAGCCGTGTCAGTATATTGTCAGAAATGCTTCTTTTATCCATATTAAGATCTATATAGATAATCTACATAAATGGAGCATGAGCCGATTCATCTGATCCTGAACTAAGCGGCAGATCAGAGTAAACCTGAGGCGGTGAAGGAGAGAAATGTTGGCTGCCATCAATATGTAGGTCAATGAGAATTTCTCATTGCTTAAAACTTAAATGAATAGATAAAGCAGTATTAGCAAGACTCAAAGCCTTCCTGCTTCGCATGTTAATATTTGACCGATCGGATGAAGAGCTACTGCATGAGACGCAGTATTTATCACCAATCATCTCATCGCTGACACGGTGCAACCATAATTATATTTTAAGACATTAAActaaagaaaaagtcattttgcaGAGGTAGCCTCACGTATATACGTacattttagaaaataatgCACAGGATAAAGGGACGTATCCATCATTTATATGAACTGTGTAACATGAGCCACGACAACATgacaagaataaaaacacaaggCAGATAAATCAGTAACGACAAGTCTTCAGTATAACTCAAGTATGTAACTTTCAAACTCTCTTGGATTTGTATGACTGAGGCTTTTTTATAGTCTCTTATTCACcttattgtttttgttacagATGGTCTCAATCTGAAAAGTTCAGTTGAGTTTACGGGTTtctgtgggttgttttttttttttgccctgtgTTCTGCCTCCCAGGCTACAAACACTCCCATTTGTTGAAAGTTTTTTTGAGCATGAAACATCAGAAGAATGCTTACAGAACTACCAAGTGcttcatttttagattttttttttttttagttaaagaGTTGAAGAGATTAAGCTAAATTGGGAGCTGgaagatgtgttttgtttttttacagatCAAAATATTGGTTGAATAGTTTTGCTTGTGCTCCTGtttcaaataagaaaataaGAATTGTGCATCCTCCATAGCCCCAAAACCTCAAGTACAGCTGCATGCCTGAATTATTTCCCTGCAATATCCTGCAGAATGATTGGGCTCAAAATTTCAAACTAAAGTcagaaatgtcccaaaaaaaaaattctccagAGAAAGATCCATAATATGCAGCATGAAATCCTCTTTGCAGATTGAGACACACGTTGTCCTCCTCTCAAAGTCCtgctcatcaaaaaaaaaaaaaaaaaaaaaaggaaggaaaaaaaaaacccttttcttGCATtctattttgtttgtttccaaaTGTTACAGCAGGGAAAACACCATCTGCTTCTGAACAACATGACTTAGGATGATTGATTGAATATTGGCTTAACTGCTTTGATCTCTGGCCCTCATCTCTTTATAGCAGAAAAGTCCCCCGTCTCATAAAATGAAAGCTACTCCCTCTGATTGTGCATTAGACCCACTCACGCCTGCGTCACATGTGTGCTGGCTCCCTCTCACACTCCGGCTAAAGCCCCGCTCTGGTTTGGTTTTGATTCTATTTGTGTTGATGTACACTAACTCTGTGACACTTGAACCTTCTCTCCGCCGCGGCCGCCTCTCTTCCAGCGCTCGCTGCTGATCCTCTCGTGGCTCTCCTCATTTCCTGCTGACCTTAGTGCCTAATCTAACAAGCCCCATGTCATTACTTGATCAACCCCTCTAAGAGGCATAAGTTGGATTTGGGACTCAGAGTGcagcactttcttttttttttttttttttttttttttcctccgctgGTCCATGCCCTCCTCATCAGCGTGTTTCattccttccctccctctcatTCACGttccctcttttttcttcttcaaaataaaatgaaatgcaggGTGGAGATCCTGCCCCCAGCCCTTGCTTGTCCTTGGGTTCATGGGTAAgggtttttccattttctccctccaccccacccctcccggAGAAGCCGCACGTCCAGAGCTCACGTGGTTTTCTAGAGAagctttaaaggaaaaaagatCAACCCAATTTGGAAGAATCCTTCAAGGATTATGGTTTCTCAGAAATGACTACCATCAAGAAACTGGCTCAGAGGATTCGCTCTCTCCTTTAACGCTGGAAAATGAAAccttcaggtcttttttttagTGAAATCAAACATCAGAGGGTTGAATTTGTCCTTTAAATCTTGACAGTAGATGTGTTGGTGAATGGATTGTTAGTACAGCACAGTCACTACTGCTTTCATTCATCTTTCACTTGATTTTTAGACAAAGTGATTCATATTTTGTTGATCAGTTTGACTAAAATATTGCTTCATATTGTAATAAAATGGTTATTGTAGTGTAGTTTTCAATCAATCACATTTTCTAGTGATGTCAATAAGTTAAAACATCTTATTAAAACTGCTGTATTCTTGAATAAGTTGAAGATTTTTCAGTTTGGAAGACACGCAGCTGAGGCTTTAGATTGAATTATCTATTATCTATATAGCAGAACGGTATTAAATGTTCCTGTTGACTCCTGTTTGTGAAGATCTGTCCGTACAATGTTATCTACAACTGTAACTTGGTAAATTGTGAATGTCCTGCTGttgattcatttattcagtCATAGTTATTCATTCACAAAAAggtattttgtttgtgtttccctTGCTTGCAGACTAACTTTATTTATGTTGCTGGATGCCCTGAGGGCCTCTGTCTGCTAATATTCATTATTTTGACTGCTGTGAACATGAATGTCGTAACAACATCACATAACTAGAGCAAGTATTTGATTCTTTTTGGGCAAATTTATAGATATACATGATGACCTCATCTGCTGTGACACATGAATTATTGCTGTTGATTATATCCAGTAGCGATCGTGTTTTGCTTGGTGCTTTGCTGCCATGTGAGCCGTGTGTGGATGTTGTTCTCAAACTAATCTGCCTGGTCTGAAAGCGTCATATTGCTAATATGGTAGGAGCGCTCTGCATATGGGGAAAAGCGCTGGCCGCGCGTCGCTCACGTGTCGGGTGTGGAGGATGTGACAAACCGCTGCAGCGTGACCTTGCAGCGGTGGCGGTGTAATATGAGTAATGCTCCTGTCTTCCTATGGAGCGGCAGTGTCCGCCGCTCAGATCCCATCGCCGCGCCGGGCTTGAACCCGCTCCAAGCTCGCAGTCAGCTGACGGACCGCTAATCTGTCACAATTGGGTTTGGTCCTTCACAGCTGTTTTTTAAGGCCGGGGATTAAATAATGAGAGAGGTGCACATCAAACTCATCCACCACAGTTTTATTAGGCGCTCGGTGTTTATTTTGAGCTCCAAGAGAGGATTTTAATATTCTGGTCAAAAGCTTATTACTGGAGTGGAGGTGTCATCTATTTGCACCCAGATTTGCTTAATTCAGTGTATCAGACATGCCGAGACAGGTCGGCTTCTCCCTCTGACTCTTGTTAGAAACGGCTTTGCAGTAGTTTCATAATTGTGTGCCCCACAGTCACCTTCTCCccgaggaggcagcagcagatggcgcaaacaaaaaaacacaaagctccGTCCACCTTTCCTTCACCCCAAGTCTGGCCTGCAGGCAGCTGCGAGGGATTTTCTGGCCTCCCGCTCTAATATGTGGCTGCTGGCGTAGTGTGAACTTTGACTTTTCATCTGGGGACGGTTTTGCGCGAATCTCCGGGTTCACGTGACTCTTCTGTCTCCGAGGACTGACCCACTCCGAACCGCGGGAACCTAAAAAACAGCCACACCTTCAGGCAGACCCGCCGTCACGTCCTCACGTCGCCACGAAAGCAAAAACGCATCAGATGAAGACGCGCTGCAGTGTGACGTCCAAGATTGGATTCCAGGGGATTTGTGGTGATAAGCCCCTCATGAggcttgtttatttttctccgTCCCGTGTAACCAGATGTGCTGAGGGGACAGGCCGAGAGACGCACGGATCCATACGCAGCGCCGTGTCGCGACCTTGGCGACAGAAactaataaaactgaaaaatgctgaCCGGCGTTACTGAACCAAACCCAAATGTTTACCGTCAGCAGAGGAAAGCACACCAACAGTGGATTATGGTATGGATTAAGAGTCACTGATAAATTAACACCGCTGTGTGCGACAGAGGCCATTTTAATAGGTTCAGCTGTTTCACGAcgtcattcattcagtcattcacaaAAATAGGTAATCAGAAAGAatccagtgagcagcagttTTCTTGGGCAAAATGCCAAAACTCAAACAACTGATccgaaaacagaaaactcaagTCATCTCAAGATTCTAGCACCTTGTTGAAACTCCGCCACCGAGAATTAAGTCGGTTCTGATGGTAAAAGTTGATCAAATCTGGTCCTAAAGGTTTCTCTaacagtgtgtgtcagatgtaAGGCTGGTGTTGTGCGTCCACGTGGTTATGAGGAGGTGAGCAGTCTCAACTCATCCTGGAGGGCTGGGGAGTCTCTGATTCTTCTGCCAGTCCATAAACCTGCGTTTGAGCCAGTTGATGACTGAATTTGCTCACAGGTGTGAATGTCAGTTCTCACTTTGTCCAGTCTTCACCCACAActccaaaaacactgaaaccataTAAAACCTCACGAAGCACAGTGATGAAATCATCTGAGGAAGAAATGCACGTTGCAGTATTATCACAGGTGCAgtagatttgtgtgtgtggctctggTGAAGTAGCTCCCCGGCGTGTCGTTGCGTGCCGCAATAACTCGGCGGTTACCGCTCCCTTGGCTTATTCCACTCACGCCGATCGCACAAGTGGTTTGTTAACAGCCGTGGTTGTGTTGCAGATGAGAGGCACGGCACCCTCAGGCTGAGCAACCTCACCAAAGGCATGTCGGGGAAGTACATCTGCAGAGCCAGCAACACGGCCGGCTCCGACAGCTGCTCCATCAACCTGGAGGTCATCACCTGTACGTAAGCAGCAGTGGCGGCGCCGCCGTTCTGCCTCCACGGCGCCGCGCCGCTGTACTGAAGTGTGTGTCGTCTCTCAGCCTCCAACGCAGGCATGATCGCGGCGGCGACTCTGGGCTCcgtggtggggctggtggccATGGtgctcttcctcatcttcatcctgaggaggaggcgggacACCGAGGAGGAGATCGCCAATGAGATCAAGTGAGTTTCACCCAGAGGATCCAGACCAGGGCGGAGCCGAATCCAGCTGACGGGTCTGAGTGGTCAGCAGGGTTCTGGGTGGTCTCACCACAAACTGGAAAAATCAGATGATGTTGGTGtgatgtgtgatgtgtgtgtgtgtgtgtgtgtgtgtgtgtgtgtgtgtgtgtgtgccacaggGAGGACGCTCAGGCGCCCAAGAGAGTGTCGTGGGCGAAGAGCAACACCGGCTCCGACATCATGTCCAAGAACGGCACCTTGTCCTCCATCGCCACCAGCCCCCGGCCTCGGGACCCCCACCAGCCCGGCTACCACTACCCATACTCCCCCATCTCGGCGTCGGACACGGGTTCGGTGATCAACGCCTACCAGCTGCGCCCCGGCGAAGCCAACGCGCTCCAGGGCCTCCCCGGCTACAACCACGGCGGCACGCCGTCGCGCAAACACAAGCGGCCGCCCAGCGCCAACGGGGGCCCCCCGCAGGTCCTCAGGAGCCCCGCGGCGGCCGTCCCCAACAGGACTGAGGGGGCCCAGCCCCAGGTGGGCCCCCCCCTCACCGTGGCCCCCCAGATCAGCTCCTCCACTCTGACCCGCATGGGAGGGGTGGCCGTCATGGTGCCTGCTCAGAGCCAAGCTGGCTCTCTGGTGTAGCGTCTCCGCCGGCGAGCGGGAcgacggacggacagacagagagagtaTGCCTTGAAGTGGAAAGCACTTTCCCCCCCGGCCGCCCCCCCCGTGGAGACCTGTGACGCGGCGAGACGGGGGGGCCGCCGCCTGAGCGAGCCCTCCCGTCCGTGTGACATTGACTCAGTGCAGTGTTCCTCGTTCCAGTTTCCTTTTCTACGCTGCGTTCGGCCTcgccagagagacagacagaaatattctatttttatttacacGCGTAGAACGAGACCATTAAAATAGTatccagctgtgttttcaaagttctagGCAGCACTGCGTCTTCATCTCcattctttatttaaaacttgAAAACCTACTCAGATTTATTGCAGCTCCAAAATACGTTTCGGTCACAGTTCTCTCATCTACGAAGAACCGAATTAGACGGATGTGATTTGAGTCACTTTTCTCAGGCTAAATGCACTAGATCCAAGCAAAAACCTCACAATTCAGGTACTACTAATAGTTTGAGACGTTTCACTCTCTGTGCCCCGTGTATTTACGTCACTGAAGGGTGTTTTCAGCCCACAGTAACCGTGCGAACATCGTTTCATGACAGTTCTTTCTTTAGGAGTATTTCATGGTAGCTGGATTGTAACTGAAATAGTGAGTGCTACATTGTTTGAGTTCCTGGTCTTTTTTTGGACCAGTTTGTTGAAAACGGTGCTTAGTTGAGAAGAGTTGGGTGAAGAAACCAGTTCAGCAGGTTGTTTCTCAAACTTTCGACCAATATTTCTGCGTATGGTCTTGTTTTTCTTAGTGTTCTTCTGAGATTTGGGAGCGTCATCGCAGTGAAGTGTTGATATTTACAGGCTACATGTAGCAcatctttgacttgttttttgtttgtttttttcaataaagtgTTCTGGAGTGTTTGAATCTTCTTTGTCAGGTTGAACCGGCTAAAACAATCACCtccacacacatatatacaacCAAATTACCTACTTACTtgcaaataatgacaaaaaaagccagttttattttcacttataAATTTATTTGGAGTGCATCCTGTAAAGTAACAGATCAAGTAATCCACAACACACGTTTCTAACATCGAGGCAGACTACAGAACAAAACGAAACGGGGTCAAGTACAGTAACAAAGCAGGAACCAAATCATAGAAAGAAACTAAAAGGCCACTTCCTGGACAGAGACGCCGAGCCTGCATGTGATTTACAACAACCACAGTCGAGTTAAAGGGGATATATGGTGTTTTTCCAAACCCACTGGATTATTGATGTAtgtatgcatttatttatttgggttCTCAGCCATTAGCTTGCGCTGCAGGGCTTGTTGCCGGGTTTTCCTGCAATCCACTATTTAAAATGCATtacttgtgtgttttatgtaagaaaatgaaaagcaggACCACTAAAGACTCTGAAGCTACGACACGAGAAACACAGCCCTGTAGAAAAGCTCAGATATGGTCTGAGTGTCTGTTTGAGGTAGTCTGATCGAAATAACGCTACCAGCAAGATAGTGAGGCAGGGGTGAAATTACAAGAACTGAGTGCTGCAGGTTACGCAGTAAAGGCcaatagtgaaaaaaaaaagaaacatttttagcATAAGGGAGTGttagatgaaaaaaatgtaaaattaaattaaCCCTTTGAAGAGTAAACTGAACAAGCAGTGAAAAACCCCGGAACAGAATATCAGTTTAACTGTAAATGAGCAGCTTGTTAGAAAAGAAACCATATGTTGAGAAAAGCAGCTTCACAGGAGCCACAGTTCAAAGAAAACCCAACTCCATTCTATATTTCTATTGCAGGTTTACCCAGAGAAAATACTATGTCTTTTAAAACAAACCCATGTCCTTTTCATCATGTCACTCTCTATGATTTCACATTTTATGATACTGTGCTTACAAAGACATTCCTAATTCAAAGCATTTTCTATTAAAATTGCCGTACGGTGTGTTTTGTACCTGAACATCAGACGCCTCACTATGAGCTGGAATTAAGGCCTCAGAACACTGAAAGATCAGATATGTCActagaaaatgtgtgtgactgactAGTGTGCCTAAAGTTTCCCTTAGAAGGAAGATCAACTCATGGAGGGTGATAAAGTATCAAAGATATGAAGATCATAACAACATGATCGGGAAAAggatctggaggaaaaaaagttcATCATGATTCTGTGAGCAGATTTCTGGAAATGATCATCCTCATCACCTCGTTGGTTCcttaaagagagagaggggcaaaTAAACAGTCTGTACAAAACCAGAACATGGAAGAAATATCAGCTAAATGAGAAACTCACCTTCTAGAATCTGATGGACTCTGATGTCCCTCACAAACTGCTGCACGGCGTAGTCCTTCAGGTAGCCGTAGCCGCCGTGCATCTGCAGAGCCTGGTTGCAgatctgtttggtttttttaaaagaaaataaacggATTGCTATAAAATTAATACAACGGATTTCTTTACTCGCTGCTCGCTGTAACTCACGTCGAAGCACTCGTCGGTTACAAAGAGTTTGGCCATGGAGCAGAGGGACACGGCGTCCGGACGGCCCTCCTGCAACGCCGTCGCGGCTTCGCGCACCAGCAGACGAGAAGCAACCAGCTTGGTGGCCATTTCTGCCAGCTTGAACTGGAGGAACTgtgcatgaaaaaca
The sequence above is a segment of the Salarias fasciatus chromosome 14, fSalaFa1.1, whole genome shotgun sequence genome. Coding sequences within it:
- the esamb gene encoding endothelial cell-selective adhesion molecule, producing the protein MEKRSRLRAMLMFMWLFQGDTQKVEIPRKEMEVVRGQMVVLQAWYSPNSDISRNSVIWHFTGNESKQVINFSSGEVGYGKNEFTKRVGFSVAMPSANLSFYINNTQESDSGRYVCNVIVRDGPGLSGEIRLNVKVPPSPPVCTMTGNPVVKGNVTLSCQSSHGKPAPQYKWTKAAPMSEVFFSPMQNERHGTLRLSNLTKGMSGKYICRASNTAGSDSCSINLEVITSSNAGMIAAATLGSVVGLVAMVLFLIFILRRRRDTEEEIANEIKEDAQAPKRVSWAKSNTGSDIMSKNGTLSSIATSPRPRDPHQPGYHYPYSPISASDTGSVINAYQLRPGEANALQGLPGYNHGGTPSRKHKRPPSANGGPPQVLRSPAAAVPNRTEGAQPQVGPPLTVAPQISSSTLTRMGGVAVMVPAQSQAGSLV